A stretch of Anaerolineae bacterium DNA encodes these proteins:
- a CDS encoding 50S ribosomal protein L25 produces METIELVLEKRALKGKQVNRLRRQGLVPAVVYGHHFDPVAVQVPAKALHQVLSRAGLTHLVDLRLPEWPKPEKALVREVQRDPITNEVLHVDFFRVSLTERIRAEIPITFVGEFPLRDSANAVLLYGVDSIEVECLPIDLPEAVEVDLAELREIGQAVYVRDLKLSDKVEVLTHPDELVVKVEPAEVPEEVAEEAAEEAGKAEESSPTE; encoded by the coding sequence ATGGAAACGATCGAACTGGTCTTGGAGAAACGTGCGTTAAAGGGGAAGCAGGTAAACCGCCTGCGCCGGCAGGGGCTGGTACCCGCCGTGGTATATGGACATCATTTTGACCCGGTGGCGGTGCAGGTGCCGGCCAAGGCACTGCATCAGGTATTGAGCCGCGCCGGCCTCACCCACCTGGTAGACCTGCGACTGCCGGAGTGGCCCAAGCCGGAGAAGGCCCTCGTGCGCGAGGTTCAGCGTGATCCGATCACCAATGAGGTCCTGCACGTCGATTTCTTCCGCGTCAGCCTGACGGAGCGCATTCGGGCAGAGATTCCCATCACCTTTGTGGGCGAGTTCCCTCTGCGTGACAGTGCCAATGCGGTGCTGTTGTACGGTGTGGACAGCATCGAAGTGGAATGTCTGCCCATTGACCTGCCCGAGGCGGTGGAGGTGGACCTTGCCGAACTGCGGGAGATCGGGCAGGCGGTGTATGTGCGGGACCTGAAGCTGTCGGACAAGGTCGAAGTATTGACCCACCCCGACGAGTTGGTGGTGAAGGTGGAGCCGGCGGAGGTGCCGGAGGAGGTAGCGGAGGAGGCAGCGGAGGAGGCCGGCAAGGCCGAAGAGTCCTCGCCAACGGAATAA